Below is a window of Cytophagaceae bacterium DNA.
GATTAAAACACTGGGATTTTCTGTAAATAATGTTTCTATTCCTTATAAATTTTGGACAATAAATACCGGGTATGAAATTTACAAAGACCAGGTAAACAGTACCCGCATTGACGAAACAGTCGGTGTTACGACTCCAAAAAGAGGGCTGTATCCCAACAATTCCGAATATTTGAATCAGAGCCTTTTCAATCTGCATCAATTTCAAATTCGGAGTATATTCCTTAACCTGGGTCTTAGATACAATACCATACAGCTGGATATTCCGGATGAAAAACTGGGAATTTCCAGAATGGATTATCAGGCTTTTGTTTACAATGCCGGTTTATTGAAGAAAATCAATAAAAAATGGGCAGCATATGGCAGTTTCAATACATCATTCAGGGCACCTAATGTTGATGACCTGGGCACGCTTGGAATTGTGGACTTCAGATATGAGATTCCTTCAGGTTCACTTAAACCTGAGTTTGCCAGACAACTGGAGTTTGGGCTTAAGTATTATTCCGAAATTCATAACATGCAATTATCGGTTTATAAAAATAACCTTACTGATCTGATTACCAGGGAAAAACTGGAAGGCCAAAAAGTAGAAACTTATCAGGTTTATGCCAAAATGAACACCGGTAAAGCTTTAATTAAAGGATTAGAATACAACTCAAAAACGATAATTTCAAAGAAATTAATTCTCAATTTGGGATTTTGTTACACCTATGGTCAGGATTTAATAAAAAATGAACCACTTAGAAGAATTCCACCAGTATTTGGAAATTTTAATCTTAGATATTCTGGAAATGACTGGTACATTCAGCCAGCCTTTACTTTCGCCGGAGCTCAAAAAAGATTGGCTGCAGGCGACATCGCCGACAATCGTATCGGTCCCGAGGGCACCCAAGGATTTGCAGTATTTAATTTTCAAACGGGTTATAATTACAAAAACATAGCCCTGGATATTTCTGCCAATAATTTGGGTAATGTAGCATACAAAACCCATGGTTCCGGCATTTATCAGGTGGGTAGATCTTTGTGGGCGAGCTTAAGTTTTAAATTATAAAAACATTGAATTTTAAATAAAATAAAATATGAAAAAGGTTCTTATTTTCCACTTCATCAGTACTTTAGCTCAGGCTCAAATTCAATATGAGGTTACCCCTCCAGCGGGAAATCTTCCTGCGATGGCCAATAAAAACAACGTCAGTGTGTTACCCAACGGACGATTCATCACCCCGATGGGCAGGCAGTTTATCACCGCACCTCATCCCTATGGACTGACATTGAGCAAAGATGGCTCTGTGGCGATCACTTCCAACTCGGGCATTAACCCATTCTCAATCAGTATTATAAAAGGTTTAAAT
It encodes the following:
- a CDS encoding TonB-dependent receptor, which encodes MKLNITLSLIYIFIGKIALGQDSSKVHLLPEINVSALRSQLSNLETPASIHSISARNLKNRIFRTLPEFFENNGTFWLQKTNHGGGSLFLRGLTGNQTLTLIDGIRLNNSTFRYGPNQYLNTINPFMVSHMEVLSGGGSVQYGSDAIGGLLQIFTHDPNFDKKVDFIANTRYGSQNMEKSINSSLSISHKNLGLLVAGSFRDFGDLVGGKGIGIQTPSGYQEYAYDIKGVWKLRSKTSLIMAHQKVRQNHVPVYHKVKLEDFKINEMTFQIRNLSYLKVENEEKSIWLKKQGLTLSFQDNPEERTLQKNNSAMVRTENDRIKTLGFSVNNVSIPYKFWTINTGYEIYKDQVNSTRIDETVGVTTPKRGLYPNNSEYLNQSLFNLHQFQIRSIFLNLGLRYNTIQLDIPDEKLGISRMDYQAFVYNAGLLKKINKKWAAYGSFNTSFRAPNVDDLGTLGIVDFRYEIPSGSLKPEFARQLEFGLKYYSEIHNMQLSVYKNNLTDLITREKLEGQKVETYQVYAKMNTGKALIKGLEYNSKTIISKKLILNLGFCYTYGQDLIKNEPLRRIPPVFGNFNLRYSGNDWYIQPAFTFAGAQKRLAAGDIADNRIGPEGTQGFAVFNFQTGYNYKNIALDISANNLGNVAYKTHGSGIYQVGRSLWASLSFKL